The following are encoded in a window of uncultured Ilyobacter sp. genomic DNA:
- the rpoC gene encoding DNA-directed RNA polymerase subunit beta' encodes MGIKNFEKIRIRLASPEKIQEWSFGEVTKPETINYRTLNPEMDGLFCEKIFGPTKDWECACGKYKRMRYKGLVCEKCGVEVTRAKVRRERMGHINLAAPVSHIWYSKGTPNKMSLVLGISPKELESVLYFARYIVISTGDTNLKEVKILTEREYKLYRQQHGKSFEAQMGAEAILKLLQKINLEELQVELEKELEDVTSSQKRKKIVKRLKIVRDFSESGNKPEWMILKNVPVIPADLRPMVQLDGGRFATSDLNDLYRRVINRNNRLKKLLEIKAPEIVVKNEKRMLQEAVDALIDNGRRGKPVVAQNNRELKSLSDMLKGKQGRFRQNLLGKRVDYSARSVIVVGPSLKMDQCGIPKKMALELYKPFIMRELVKRELASNIKTAKKLVEDADDKVWDVIEDVIQDHPVLLNRAPTLHRLSIQAFQPVLIEGKAIRLHPLVCAAFNADFDGDQMAVHLMLSPEAIMEAKLLMLAPNNIISPANGEPVAVPSQDMVMGCYYMTKDKPGAKGEGMVFSSIDKVLTAYQLGMVETHAIVKVRIDSELVETTPGRVLFNEMLPLENRMYDVTFGKGPLKKLIAKLYEMHGFTITAELINEIKNFGYHYATFAGITVGIEDLEIPESKKAILEEADNMVAEIEQDYRDGKIINEERYRKTVAVWSKATDDVTTAMMENLDQFNPVYMMANSGARGSIAQMRQLGAMRGLMADTQGRIIEVPIKANFREGLTVLEFFMSSHGARKGLADTALRTADSGYLTRRLVDISHEVIVNSEDCGTHEGIEVAELVSEGSVIEKLSERLNGRVLLEDLVHEGELVAPRNTLIRKDLIKKIEELEIKKVKIRSSLTCSLEKGVCKKCYGMDLATHKEILLGEAVGVIAAQSIGEPGTQLTMRTFHTGGVAMASAAATSIKAENSGKIVFREVKILETEDSDDKVVVSQSAKLIIGNYDYEIPSGSILKVQEGQIVEAGETLVVFDPYNIPIIADNDGLVEYRELYVKESYDEKYDVTEYQAIKPVESGDINPRIILFDDEGNKVGVCYIPFGAFLMVKEGDKVRKGQIVAKIIPEGAGTKDITGGLPRVQELFEARNPKGKATLSEIDGKVEITGKKKKGMRVIIIKSTSDSDLFKEYLVPVGEHLVVTDGMLVKSGDKITDGAISPHDVLSIKGLVAAEQFILESVQQVYRDQGVTVNDKHIEIIVKQMFKKVRIVDSGSSLFLEDEVVEKRVMDLENEVLRAAGKREIQYQPIIQGITKAAVNTGSFISAASFQETTKVLSNAAIEGKEDYLEGLKENVIIGKMIPAGTGFTTYKTIEPKKLQD; translated from the coding sequence ATGGGAATTAAAAATTTCGAAAAAATCAGGATTAGACTAGCATCTCCGGAAAAGATTCAAGAATGGTCTTTTGGAGAAGTAACTAAACCGGAAACAATTAACTATAGAACACTTAATCCTGAAATGGATGGTCTTTTCTGTGAAAAAATATTCGGTCCAACTAAGGATTGGGAATGTGCTTGTGGAAAATATAAAAGAATGAGGTATAAAGGTCTTGTTTGTGAGAAGTGTGGAGTAGAAGTAACAAGAGCAAAGGTAAGAAGAGAAAGAATGGGACATATAAATCTTGCAGCCCCAGTCTCTCATATTTGGTACTCTAAAGGAACTCCAAATAAAATGTCCCTTGTTCTCGGAATTTCTCCAAAAGAACTAGAATCAGTTCTTTATTTTGCAAGATATATAGTAATATCTACAGGTGACACGAATCTAAAAGAGGTCAAGATTTTAACTGAAAGAGAGTACAAACTGTACAGACAGCAGCACGGAAAAAGTTTTGAAGCCCAAATGGGTGCAGAAGCAATACTTAAGCTGCTACAAAAGATAAATCTTGAAGAACTTCAAGTAGAACTTGAAAAAGAACTTGAAGATGTAACCTCGTCTCAAAAAAGAAAGAAGATAGTAAAAAGACTTAAAATAGTAAGAGATTTCAGTGAGTCAGGAAATAAGCCTGAATGGATGATACTTAAAAATGTACCTGTAATCCCGGCTGACCTTAGACCTATGGTTCAGTTAGATGGTGGAAGGTTTGCAACTTCAGACCTGAATGACCTTTACAGAAGAGTAATAAACAGAAACAACAGACTGAAAAAGCTTTTGGAAATAAAAGCCCCTGAAATCGTTGTAAAAAATGAAAAAAGGATGCTTCAGGAAGCTGTGGATGCCCTTATAGATAATGGAAGAAGAGGAAAGCCTGTAGTTGCACAAAACAACAGAGAACTCAAATCTCTTTCTGACATGCTAAAAGGTAAGCAAGGTAGATTCAGACAAAACCTTCTAGGTAAAAGGGTAGACTACTCTGCTAGATCGGTTATCGTCGTAGGTCCATCCCTAAAGATGGATCAATGTGGAATACCTAAAAAAATGGCACTTGAACTATACAAGCCTTTTATAATGAGGGAACTCGTTAAAAGAGAGCTTGCTTCAAATATAAAAACAGCTAAAAAACTTGTAGAAGATGCAGATGACAAAGTATGGGATGTAATCGAAGATGTAATCCAGGATCACCCTGTACTTCTTAACAGAGCACCTACTCTTCACAGACTTTCAATACAGGCTTTCCAGCCTGTTCTTATAGAAGGAAAGGCTATCAGGCTTCACCCGTTGGTTTGTGCTGCATTTAATGCCGACTTCGATGGAGATCAGATGGCAGTTCACTTGATGCTTTCACCTGAAGCAATAATGGAAGCAAAACTTCTAATGCTTGCGCCAAACAATATCATCTCTCCTGCTAACGGAGAACCAGTAGCTGTACCTTCTCAGGATATGGTTATGGGATGTTATTATATGACAAAGGATAAACCTGGAGCTAAAGGTGAAGGGATGGTATTTTCAAGCATAGATAAAGTTTTGACTGCGTATCAGCTTGGAATGGTTGAGACTCATGCGATTGTTAAAGTAAGAATAGATTCTGAACTCGTGGAAACTACCCCTGGAAGAGTTCTTTTCAATGAGATGCTTCCTTTGGAAAACAGAATGTACGATGTCACTTTTGGTAAGGGACCTCTTAAGAAGCTTATTGCTAAACTTTATGAGATGCATGGATTTACTATAACGGCAGAGCTAATCAATGAAATTAAAAACTTCGGATATCATTATGCTACATTTGCGGGAATAACTGTAGGTATAGAAGATCTTGAAATTCCTGAGTCTAAAAAGGCGATTCTTGAAGAAGCTGACAACATGGTAGCTGAAATTGAACAGGATTACAGAGACGGAAAGATAATAAACGAAGAAAGATATAGAAAGACAGTAGCAGTGTGGTCAAAAGCAACAGATGATGTAACAACAGCAATGATGGAAAACCTAGATCAGTTTAACCCGGTTTATATGATGGCCAACTCAGGAGCAAGAGGATCTATCGCCCAGATGAGACAGCTTGGAGCTATGAGAGGACTAATGGCAGATACGCAGGGAAGAATCATCGAAGTACCAATCAAAGCAAACTTCCGTGAGGGTCTAACTGTATTAGAATTCTTCATGTCATCTCACGGAGCTAGAAAAGGTCTGGCAGATACAGCACTGAGAACTGCCGACTCGGGATATCTAACAAGAAGACTTGTAGATATTTCGCATGAAGTTATTGTAAATTCTGAAGACTGTGGAACACATGAAGGGATAGAAGTAGCAGAACTTGTATCTGAAGGAAGTGTAATCGAAAAGCTTTCAGAGAGGCTTAATGGAAGAGTTCTTTTAGAAGATTTAGTCCATGAGGGCGAACTAGTTGCTCCTAGAAATACATTGATAAGAAAAGATCTTATAAAGAAAATTGAGGAGCTAGAAATCAAAAAAGTCAAGATAAGATCATCATTAACATGCAGCCTTGAAAAAGGGGTTTGTAAAAAGTGTTATGGTATGGACTTGGCAACACATAAAGAGATACTTTTAGGAGAGGCAGTAGGAGTAATAGCTGCACAATCTATCGGAGAACCTGGAACACAGCTTACAATGAGAACTTTCCATACAGGTGGAGTTGCCATGGCATCAGCTGCTGCAACAAGCATAAAAGCTGAAAACAGTGGTAAGATAGTATTCAGAGAAGTAAAAATACTTGAAACTGAAGATAGTGATGACAAGGTTGTAGTTTCTCAGTCAGCTAAGTTGATAATAGGAAACTATGATTATGAAATTCCTTCAGGATCAATATTAAAAGTACAAGAGGGACAAATTGTAGAAGCAGGAGAAACCCTGGTTGTGTTTGACCCTTATAATATACCTATAATAGCTGATAACGATGGTTTAGTAGAATATAGAGAACTATACGTAAAAGAGAGCTATGATGAAAAGTATGACGTAACAGAGTACCAGGCTATAAAACCTGTGGAATCTGGAGATATAAACCCTAGAATAATACTCTTTGATGACGAAGGCAACAAAGTCGGAGTTTGTTATATACCATTTGGAGCTTTCCTAATGGTTAAAGAGGGAGACAAGGTTAGAAAAGGTCAAATTGTTGCAAAAATTATCCCTGAGGGAGCCGGAACAAAGGATATCACAGGAGGTCTTCCTAGAGTTCAAGAACTTTTTGAAGCCAGAAATCCAAAAGGAAAGGCTACACTTTCTGAAATAGACGGTAAGGTAGAAATTACCGGTAAGAAGAAAAAAGGGATGAGAGTAATCATAATAAAATCTACTAGTGACAGTGACCTGTTCAAAGAATACCTAGTTCCTGTAGGGGAACACCTTGTGGTTACAGACGGAATGCTTGTAAAATCTGGAGATAAGATTACAGATGGAGCAATCTCTCCTCATGATGTATTGTCTATAAAAGGTCTTGTTGCAGCAGAGCAGTTTATACTAGAGTCTGTTCAGCAAGTATACAGAGATCAAGGGGTAACAGTAAACGATAAGCATATAGAAATTATTGTTAAGCAGATGTTTAAGAAAGTAAGAATAGTTGACTCTGGTTCATCCCTTTTCTTAGAAGATGAAGTTGTAGAGAAGAGAGTAATGGATCTTGAAAATGAAGTGTTGAGAGCAGCTGGTAAACGTGAGATACAATATCAACCTATTATCCAGGGAATAACTAAAGCCGCTGTAAATACAGGAAGCTTTATCTCAGCTGCATCATTCCAAGAGACAACAAAGGTACTTTCTAACGCAGCAATCGAAGGAAAAGAAGACTACTTAGAGGGACTTAAAGAAAACGTAATTATAGGAAAAATGATTCCTGCTGGAACAGGATTCACAACTTATAAAACTATAGAACCTAAGAAACTCCAAGACTAA
- a CDS encoding YicC/YloC family endoribonuclease — protein MRSMTGYSKELYENDDFRVKIEIKSVNNKNLNLKIKLPYILNFLENRIKTEVASRVSRGSLDLRIDFEDKRELGDLFEYNGNLASSYMKVLEKMEDDFNEKFSNKLDILIKQPNVVRKNELEIDETEYSEVVKATLHKALDSFLEMKEEEGFRLRMYFRERLQVIEGKVTQIIENKEKVVDDYREKLLERLERVRRDIEFKEDDILKEILLFTDKSDISEETSRLESHIEQFKIELEKNEPSIGKKLDFILQEMFRELNTTGVKSNLYDISKLVVECKNEVEKIREQALNIE, from the coding sequence ATGAGAAGTATGACCGGTTACTCTAAGGAGTTATATGAAAATGATGACTTCAGAGTAAAAATAGAGATAAAAAGTGTAAACAATAAAAATTTGAATTTAAAAATAAAATTACCCTATATACTGAACTTTTTGGAAAATAGGATAAAAACTGAGGTAGCTTCAAGAGTCTCTAGAGGATCTTTAGACCTGAGAATTGATTTTGAAGATAAGAGAGAGCTTGGAGATCTTTTTGAATATAACGGAAATCTAGCTTCATCTTACATGAAGGTATTGGAAAAGATGGAAGATGACTTCAATGAAAAGTTTTCCAATAAGCTAGATATACTAATAAAACAACCTAATGTTGTGAGAAAAAATGAGCTAGAAATAGATGAGACAGAGTATTCTGAGGTTGTAAAGGCGACACTTCACAAAGCCCTTGATTCTTTCCTAGAGATGAAAGAGGAAGAAGGATTTAGGCTGAGAATGTACTTCCGAGAGAGACTGCAGGTTATAGAGGGAAAAGTGACTCAGATAATAGAAAATAAGGAAAAAGTTGTAGATGATTACAGAGAGAAGCTCTTAGAAAGACTGGAGAGAGTTAGAAGAGATATTGAGTTTAAAGAAGATGATATTTTAAAAGAGATATTGTTATTTACTGATAAATCGGATATATCCGAAGAGACTTCAAGACTTGAAAGTCATATAGAGCAATTTAAGATAGAGCTTGAAAAGAATGAACCTAGCATAGGAAAAAAACTCGATTTTATTCTCCAGGAAATGTTTAGAGAACTTAACACCACAGGAGTAAAAAGCAATTTATATGATATATCAAAACTGGTTGTGGAATGTAAAAATGAAGTTGAAAAAATACGTGAACAGGCTTTGAATATCGAATAG